The following are encoded together in the Marinitoga litoralis genome:
- a CDS encoding L7Ae/L30e/S12e/Gadd45 family ribosomal protein, with product MNEKKVVNLLGFASRMRKIVFGKDNIREYIRNPKRRKKFIIIASNVGESIGEDTIKRCESHKVPYITLKNYTKEQLGHALGKDEISVVGVLDENIVDGIKEVVDAGGDSIV from the coding sequence ATGAATGAAAAAAAGGTTGTAAACCTTTTGGGTTTTGCTTCACGGATGCGGAAAATTGTTTTTGGAAAAGATAATATTAGAGAATATATTAGAAATCCTAAAAGAAGAAAAAAGTTTATAATAATCGCATCTAATGTTGGTGAATCCATAGGGGAGGATACAATAAAAAGATGCGAATCACATAAAGTCCCATATATAACATTAAAAAATTATACTAAAGAACAATTGGGACACGCTTTAGGTAAAGATGAAATAAGTGTGGTAGGTGTTTTAGATGAAAATATAGTTGATGGAATTAAGGAAGTAGTAGATGCTGGAGGTGATTCAATTGTCTAA
- a CDS encoding isoamylase early set domain-containing protein — MKKNIIILIVLMLSIISFAKVYVYNNEVVFEYKDITASKVFLAGSFNNWDPSALPMKKMNGIWKVSMKLAPGDYQYKFVVNGTDWKEDPEAPDYVPDGYGGKNGTFTLILENGVLKIKKPEKQKSGILSGTYSFDLKSKVDIDTYSLKTPEISQKFNLIITPNKSGMNFEAVLNADNSNWQFGLESLKVIWENSDFEFGIYKNKASNELINFNENIEENNSGFFGVYKSKFIDVGIDLISINNNLNYYVSSRVLFNNSYFNVLFTPETKYSSMSIYSRLEVNGIGLEGKYTDKLEYIVSDFNNENISIKGVYNFINKDISLTGNYNNIFLISGNYNISNNIYDIESNLNLSISEKSKVLLDLYYDNLNNIGYRIGYGLIKDDISLIFKLGHDFENDFENFYFYINSSSKF, encoded by the coding sequence ATGAAAAAAAATATTATAATATTAATTGTATTAATGTTATCAATAATTTCTTTTGCAAAAGTATATGTTTATAATAATGAGGTGGTTTTTGAATATAAAGATATTACAGCATCAAAAGTGTTTTTAGCAGGGTCTTTTAATAATTGGGATCCTAGCGCTTTGCCTATGAAAAAAATGAATGGTATATGGAAAGTTTCCATGAAATTAGCACCTGGTGATTATCAATATAAATTTGTGGTTAATGGTACTGACTGGAAAGAAGACCCAGAAGCTCCGGATTATGTTCCAGATGGGTATGGAGGTAAAAACGGGACCTTTACATTAATTTTGGAAAATGGGGTATTAAAAATAAAAAAACCAGAAAAACAAAAAAGTGGTATTTTGAGTGGTACATATTCATTTGATTTAAAGTCTAAAGTAGATATTGATACTTATTCATTAAAGACTCCAGAAATTTCGCAAAAATTTAATTTAATCATTACTCCCAACAAATCAGGGATGAATTTTGAAGCTGTTTTAAATGCGGATAATTCTAATTGGCAATTTGGATTAGAATCTTTAAAAGTAATATGGGAAAATTCTGATTTCGAATTTGGTATTTACAAAAACAAAGCCTCAAATGAATTAATTAATTTTAATGAAAATATAGAAGAAAATAATTCTGGATTTTTTGGAGTTTATAAAAGTAAATTTATAGATGTTGGTATTGATTTAATTTCTATCAATAATAATTTAAATTATTATGTTTCAAGTAGAGTATTATTTAATAATTCTTATTTTAATGTACTATTTACTCCGGAAACAAAATATTCTTCAATGAGTATTTACAGCAGATTAGAAGTAAATGGGATAGGTCTTGAAGGTAAATATACAGATAAATTAGAATATATTGTTTCAGATTTTAATAATGAGAATATATCTATAAAAGGTGTATATAATTTTATCAATAAGGATATATCTTTAACTGGAAATTATAATAATATTTTTCTAATTTCAGGAAATTATAATATTAGTAATAACATATATGATATTGAATCTAATTTAAATTTAAGCATTTCTGAAAAATCAAAAGTTTTATTAGACTTATATTATGATAATTTGAATAATATTGGATACAGAATTGGATATGGGTTGATAAAAGATGATATTTCATTGATATTTAAATTAGGACATGATTTTGAAAATGACTTTGAAAACTTTTATTTTTATATAAATTCAAGTTCTAAATTTTAA